In the genome of Aspergillus luchuensis IFO 4308 DNA, chromosome 2, nearly complete sequence, one region contains:
- a CDS encoding putative glycosyl hydrolase (CAZy:GH2;~COG:G;~EggNog:ENOG410PJPS;~InterPro:IPR006102,IPR017853,IPR028829,IPR006104, IPR036156,IPR008979,IPR013783,IPR041351,IPR043534;~PFAM:PF18368,PF00703;~SECRETED:SignalP(1-19);~go_component: GO:0005576 - extracellular region [Evidence IEA];~go_function: GO:0004553 - hydrolase activity, hydrolyzing O-glycosyl compounds [Evidence IEA];~go_function: GO:0052761 - exo-1,4-beta-D-glucosaminidase activity [Evidence IEA];~go_process: GO:0000272 - polysaccharide catabolic process [Evidence IEA];~go_process: GO:0005975 - carbohydrate metabolic process [Evidence IEA]), with protein MNLLLLLSSLLLLTTTTTATTFIPHPGNRITIPTWHIQPTNTTYPPNTLNYLNLTTPDSHSTILATLLDPQNQPNPIIPPYNESALFHSTTLSTIPTTPFQSPWLYTTTLTLPHSISSHSNTNTNIILSTHGISSRGDIFVNNVPIGSISGAYNGQEYDISPEIKEGENEVQVKVYPVDYTRDFGIGWADWNPPPPDKGMGVWRGVEVRGVYGVAVQGLRVVVVVGDVAEIEGGSGGKDVKVRVRVDVKNWGEGSVKGWFMGRVYDNSTDDTSSGVQFAEAVTLRGGEVTTLEAEVTIKNPNIWWPATWGKQDMYTVSANFTLSDGTLSDTAECSFGIRSVTATFTDHGDEKDVSFNVNGYPFHVRGAGYSPDIFLRFDIDRVRTLLQAVLDMGLNTMRLEGKLEHPQFYDLADRMGIMVLAGWECCDKWEAWEYNTDLSKNYPWTNTDYLTAQAMLTHTSLTLQPHPCILAFLLGSDYPPNPRATTLYTTALNHSDWTAPIISSASARIHPSGMKMLGPYDWVPPNYWYGERLGAAYGFGSEQGAGVGTPELPSLRRFLSEEELDRLWKEKNAGMYHMSPAGSQFHTRGVYNAALWGRFGKPKSLEEYVFLAQVVDYEATRAEFEAFAVRQNRSGRAATGVVYWMLNSAWPSLHWQLIDYYLKRGGAYYGVKVGARGVHVAVDYESGEVYVVNHGVERGEGRVVVVDVVGLDGKRLYHEEVKSVVMGPTMSKKVTSVVPWVGGWDGVVFLRLLLKDSGGEVLSRNVYTLPGRLDVLDWDESTWYTTPVSEYADFSALRGLPTVEMGVSGKMGGGGGGGVSVTLENRDKVPAWFVRLSMVDEAGGEVDVWWEDNYVSVLGGEKVVVSGRVNNSGKMGIGRMRVVVEGGNVRRRGCYI; from the exons ATGAacctcctactcctcctatcatccctcctcctactcaccacaacaacaacagccacaaCCTTCATCCCCCATCCAGGAAACCgcatcaccatcccaaccTGGCACATCcaacccaccaacaccacatACCCCCCAAACACACTCAACTacctcaacctcaccaccccagATTCCCACTCCACAATCCTCGCCACCCTTCTCGACCCCCAAAACCAACCGAACCCCATCATCCCGCCCTACAACGAATCCGCCCTCTTCCACagcaccaccctctccaccatccccacaACCCCCTTCCAATCCCCGTGGctctacaccaccaccctcaccctcccacATTCTATTTCTTCCCACTcaaacacaaacacaaacatCATCCTCTCAACCCACGGCATCTCCTCCCGCGGggacatcttcgtcaacaaTGTCCCCATAGGTTCTATATCTGGTGCCTATAACGGCCAGGAATATGATATATCCCCAGAGAtaaaagaaggagagaatgaGGTGCAAGTGAAGGTGTACCCCGTGGATTATACAAGGGATTTTGGTATCGGCTGGGCGGATTGGAATCCCCCGCCGCCGGATAAGGGCATGGGGGtttggaggggggtggaggttaGGGGGGTATATGGGGTTGCGGTGCAGGGGTtgagggtggttgttgttgttggggatgtTGCTGAGATAGAAGGAGGTAGTGGGGGAAAGGATGTGAAGGTGAGGGTTAGGGTTGATGTGAAAAactggggggaggggagtgttAAAGGGTGGTTTATGGGGAGGGTTTATGATAATTCTACTGATGATACTAGTTCTGGAGTGCAGTTTGCTGAAGCTGTCACTCTACGAGGTGGGGAGGTTACTACACTTGAAGCAGAGGTTACTATCAAGAATCCAAATATATGGTGGCCCGCTACCTGGGGAAAGCAGGACATGTACACTGTTTCTGCGAACTTCACCCTCAGTGACGGAACATTATCTGATACGGCGGAATGCTCATTCGGCATCCGGTCTGTCACTGCGACATTCACCGACCACGGAGACGAAAAAGACGTCTCGTTTAATGTCAACGGATACCCCTTCCACGTCCGAGGCGCAGGATACAGCCCTGACATATTCCTCCGGTTTGATATAGACCGTGTACGCACACTCCTACAAGCTGTGCTCGACATGGGGCTTAACACTATGCGACTTGAGGGAAAACTCGAACACCCACAGTTCTATGATCTGGCCGATAGAATGGGTATCATGGTGTTGGCGGGTTGGGAGTGTTGCGATAAGTGGGAGGCGTGGGAG TACAACACCGACCTCTCCAAAAACTACCCCTGGACAAACACAGACTACCTAACCGCCCAAGCAATGCTCACCCACACATCCCTCACACTCCAACCCCACCCCTgcatcctcgccttcctcctcggctCCGACTACCCCCCCAACCCCCGCGCCACCACCCTCTACACCACCGCCCTGAACCACTCCGACTGGACCgcccccatcatctcctccgctTCTGCCCGCATCCATCCCTCCGGGATGAAAATGCTCGGTCCTTACGACTGGGTGCCCCCCAACTACTGGTACGGGGAGCGCCTCGGCGCAGCATACGGCTTCGGCTCAGAGCAAGGCGCAGGGGTCGGGACTCCCGAACTACCCAGTCTGCGACGGTTTCTCTCGGAGGAAGAGCTAGATCGTctgtggaaggagaagaatgcAGGGATGTACCATATGTCTCCTGCTGGATCGCAGTTCCATACAAGGGGGGTGTATAATGCCGCGCTGTGGGGGAGATTCGGCAAGCCGAAGTCCTTGGAGGAGTATGTGTTTCTGGCGCAGGTGGTGGATTATGAGGCCACTAGGGCGGAGTTTGAGGCGTTTGCGGTGAGGCAGAATAGATCCGGTAGGGCTGCGACGGGCGTGGTGTATTGGATGCTGAATAGTGCGTGGCCGAGTTTACATTggcaattgattgattattatcTCAAGAGAGGGGGCGCGTATTATGGGGTGAAGGTTGGTGCGAGGGGGGTGCATGTTGCGGTGGATTATGAGAGTGGGGAGGTGTATGTTGTGAATCAtggggtggagaggggggaggggagggtggttgttgttgatgttgtgggGTTGGATGGGAAGAGGTTGTATcatgaggaggtgaagagtGTGGTGATGGGTCCGACTATGTCGAAGAAGGTTACGTCTGTTGTTCcttgggttggggggtgggatggggtggtcTTTCTGAGACTATTGTTGAAGGACAGTGGAGGTGAGGTGCTGAGTAGGAATGTGTATACCCTCCCTGGGCGACTTGATGTTCTGGATTGGGATGAGTCGACGTGGTATACGACGCCTGTTAGTGAGTATGCGGATTTCTCGGCCTTGAGGGGGTTGCCTacggtggagatgggagtTAGTGGGaagatgggtggtggtggtggaggaggggtgagTGTCACGTTGGAGAATCGGGATAAGGTGCCGGCGTGGTTTGTGAGGCTCAgcatggtggatgaggctggtggggaggtggatgtgtgGTGGGAGGATAATTATGTGAGTGTGctggggggagagaaggtggTTGTGAGTGGGAGAGTGAATAACAGtggg